In a single window of the Veillonella sp. genome:
- a CDS encoding site-2 protease family protein, which translates to MFDFNPIQILASVPAIIIIFSIYGYAEAKVATWLGDPTPRMAGRLTLSPFAHLDLIGTLCIILVGFGWPKGMAINPSYFKDPRRDMTLLAFSGPVAGLIAGFIFTFIYILLGNLNLITTQGLDMVLQYIILYSIGISLFCLIPFPPLPGFNIILPWLPVEWQIKYYQLGMVNLIFFIILINTPIISMIIRPLQQTIFKIFFAIIGTIL; encoded by the coding sequence ATGTTTGATTTTAATCCAATCCAGATATTAGCCAGTGTTCCGGCTATTATCATTATTTTCTCTATCTACGGCTATGCAGAGGCTAAGGTGGCAACGTGGCTTGGAGACCCTACACCACGCATGGCGGGACGACTTACACTGTCTCCCTTTGCGCATCTTGATTTAATCGGTACTCTCTGTATTATTCTTGTTGGCTTTGGTTGGCCAAAGGGGATGGCCATTAACCCATCTTACTTTAAAGATCCTCGCAGAGATATGACGTTGCTTGCCTTTTCTGGACCTGTGGCAGGCTTAATTGCAGGCTTTATATTTACCTTTATATACATATTACTAGGTAATCTAAACCTTATTACCACTCAAGGTCTTGATATGGTTTTGCAATATATCATCCTGTATAGCATTGGTATCTCTCTGTTTTGTTTAATCCCGTTTCCTCCATTGCCAGGGTTTAATATCATATTGCCATGGCTGCCTGTGGAATGGCAGATTAAATACTATCAATTAGGGATGGTCAATTTAATTTTCTTTATCATCCTTATCAATACACCAATTATTTCTATGATTATTCGTCCATTGCAACAAACGATTTTCAAAATCTTCTTTGCCATCATTGGGACAATTTTATAA
- a CDS encoding nitroreductase has translation MNTLECIKTRHSTRKFKADQVSRELIDQVLNAGRRAPSGGNTQLTHFMVITNQNVLNELVTLVQEEYGKMPITENTLPYMVNIIKMSAEGKFVFNYNAPVLIVLASQANYANNFADVSCAMQNMMLACNELDLGSCWVNQIRHLQDNERIQAKMRELGLKDGEKVYASLAFGYPDLPNGLNRREIEAKGYPVTYID, from the coding sequence ATGAACACATTAGAATGTATCAAAACTCGTCATAGTACGCGTAAATTTAAAGCAGATCAAGTATCTCGTGAGCTTATCGACCAAGTTCTGAACGCTGGTCGCCGTGCCCCATCTGGTGGCAATACACAATTAACACATTTCATGGTCATCACGAACCAAAACGTGCTCAACGAACTAGTAACACTTGTACAAGAGGAATACGGCAAAATGCCGATTACAGAAAATACATTGCCATACATGGTGAACATCATTAAAATGTCTGCGGAGGGCAAGTTTGTATTCAACTATAATGCACCAGTTCTCATCGTACTAGCGAGCCAAGCAAACTATGCGAATAACTTCGCTGATGTATCTTGTGCAATGCAAAACATGATGCTTGCTTGCAACGAATTAGACCTTGGTAGCTGCTGGGTTAACCAAATCCGTCACCTCCAAGACAACGAACGCATCCAAGCTAAAATGCGTGAACTAGGCCTAAAAGACGGTGAAAAAGTCTATGCTAGCCTTGCATTTGGCTATCCAGACTTACCAAATGGTCTCAACCGCCGTGAAATCGAAGCCAAAGGCTATCCTGTAACCTATATTGATTAA
- a CDS encoding glycoside hydrolase family 3 N-terminal domain-containing protein, whose product MFRRIVAATMIGALALTTGCGLHNPFTSKAEPVTYESVAQSKLSPEEKVDKLVANMSDADKVGQLLMIGIHGKTLNDDAKFMLNEYRVGGIILFDRNMESKDQVKSLIADINKTGKSAGLTPLFIGIDQEGGAVARMEDQLIKVPPAEELGKEPIEKAVSLAKQSGTELKDLGFNINFAPVADLGLTYGRSFSTNPDEVVRYASAVGKAYDEAGLWYSYKHFPGIGKTDVDLHADTSVVPVSKETLLNEDTKVFVDLIKQSKPNTYAIMVSHAMYPQIDPDHPSSLSKAIITDWLRKDMGYNGVVVTDDMDMGALAKHYTFGDMAVQSILAGSDILLVCHEYEHMQEAYNGLMKAVKDGRISKERLDESVKRILLMKITKIS is encoded by the coding sequence ATGTTTCGACGTATCGTAGCAGCAACGATGATCGGCGCGTTGGCGCTCACAACGGGTTGCGGTTTACATAATCCATTTACTTCTAAGGCTGAGCCTGTCACCTATGAATCCGTGGCACAGAGCAAGCTTTCACCAGAGGAAAAGGTGGACAAATTAGTGGCTAATATGTCTGATGCAGACAAGGTAGGGCAATTGTTGATGATTGGTATCCACGGCAAGACCTTGAACGATGATGCTAAGTTTATGCTCAATGAGTACCGCGTGGGCGGCATTATCTTGTTTGATCGGAATATGGAGTCCAAAGATCAAGTGAAATCGTTGATTGCGGACATTAATAAAACTGGTAAAAGCGCCGGTTTAACGCCATTATTCATCGGCATCGACCAAGAGGGCGGTGCCGTAGCGCGCATGGAGGATCAGCTCATCAAGGTCCCTCCAGCAGAAGAGTTAGGCAAGGAGCCTATTGAGAAAGCGGTATCCTTGGCAAAACAGTCTGGTACAGAACTTAAAGACTTGGGATTCAACATTAATTTTGCTCCTGTAGCGGACTTGGGATTAACCTATGGCCGTTCCTTTAGTACGAACCCTGATGAGGTCGTACGCTATGCCAGTGCAGTAGGCAAGGCCTATGATGAAGCGGGCTTGTGGTATTCTTACAAACACTTCCCAGGTATTGGTAAAACGGATGTTGATTTACATGCTGATACCAGTGTTGTGCCAGTGTCTAAAGAGACATTGTTGAATGAAGATACAAAGGTATTTGTAGACCTCATTAAACAGTCTAAACCGAATACATATGCAATTATGGTGTCTCATGCGATGTATCCTCAAATCGATCCAGACCATCCATCTAGTCTATCTAAAGCTATCATTACAGACTGGTTGCGCAAGGATATGGGCTATAACGGCGTTGTCGTAACGGATGATATGGATATGGGCGCTCTTGCAAAACACTACACCTTTGGCGATATGGCGGTTCAATCTATCTTGGCTGGCAGCGATATCTTGCTCGTATGCCACGAGTACGAACACATGCAAGAAGCGTACAATGGCCTTATGAAAGCCGTAAAAGACGGCCGAATCTCTAAAGAACGACTCGATGAATCTGTGAAACGGATTTTGCTTATGAAGATAACTAAAATTTCTTAG
- the fucO gene encoding lactaldehyde reductase, with the protein MARRIMLNGTSYFGQGAIQEIVNEIKNRHFKKVLVTSTPDLFEFKVATKVTDLLDAAGIAYDVYDNIKPNPTIENVTSGVAACKAAGAEAIVAVGGGSAIDTSKAIATIITNPEFGDVRSLEGLAPTKHPCLPIIAVSTTSGTAAEVTINYVITDVEKNRKFVCVDPHDIPIVAIVDPDMSASMPTGLCASTGMDALVHAVEGYITKGAWELTDMLHLKAIEIIGRSLRSAVAGDFAGREAMSLGQYIAGMGFSNVGLGIVHSMAHPLSAVYDIPHGKACAMLLTAVLKFNAPVTGEKYREIARVMGVPDVDSMDQETYRQAAIDVIQKLADDVGIPKSLSEAGVKREDIPFLAESAFNDACTPGNPRDASMEEIIGIYESIF; encoded by the coding sequence ATGGCTCGGAGAATTATGTTGAACGGTACGTCCTATTTTGGGCAAGGGGCGATTCAGGAGATTGTGAACGAAATTAAGAATCGCCATTTTAAAAAGGTTCTTGTTACGTCTACACCTGATCTATTTGAGTTTAAGGTGGCTACAAAGGTAACAGACCTACTTGATGCGGCAGGTATTGCTTACGATGTATATGACAATATTAAGCCAAATCCAACCATTGAAAACGTAACATCTGGTGTGGCTGCTTGTAAGGCGGCAGGTGCTGAAGCTATCGTTGCTGTAGGTGGTGGCAGTGCTATCGATACAAGTAAGGCTATTGCTACGATTATTACAAATCCTGAGTTCGGCGATGTGCGTAGTCTTGAAGGATTGGCACCTACGAAACATCCATGCTTGCCGATTATTGCTGTATCTACCACATCTGGTACGGCTGCAGAGGTTACGATTAACTACGTTATTACAGACGTTGAAAAGAATCGTAAATTCGTTTGCGTTGATCCTCATGATATCCCAATCGTAGCCATTGTAGACCCTGATATGTCCGCATCGATGCCAACTGGTCTTTGCGCATCTACCGGCATGGATGCCCTCGTTCATGCTGTGGAAGGATATATCACCAAAGGTGCATGGGAGCTTACTGATATGCTTCATTTGAAAGCCATTGAAATTATTGGTCGTTCTTTGCGTAGCGCCGTAGCTGGTGACTTCGCAGGTCGTGAAGCCATGTCTCTTGGTCAATATATTGCAGGTATGGGCTTCTCCAACGTAGGCCTCGGCATTGTTCACTCCATGGCACATCCATTGAGTGCTGTGTACGATATCCCTCATGGTAAAGCGTGTGCCATGCTGTTAACAGCAGTCTTGAAATTTAACGCCCCAGTCACAGGCGAAAAATATCGTGAAATCGCTCGCGTTATGGGCGTTCCTGATGTGGATAGCATGGATCAAGAAACATATCGTCAAGCAGCTATTGATGTGATCCAAAAACTAGCTGATGATGTAGGCATTCCTAAATCCCTTAGCGAAGCGGGCGTAAAACGAGAAGATATTCCATTCCTCGCTGAATCTGCGTTCAACGATGCATGTACACCTGGTAATCCACGGGATGCATCTATGGAAGAAATCATTGGTATCTATGAATCCATATTCTAA
- a CDS encoding MarR family winged helix-turn-helix transcriptional regulator yields the protein MAEIGVLEGYKHKEDVPDAEYMKLENQLSFPLYVVAKEIVNAYRSHLDPLNLTYTQYIVMMALWQYGDLSVKELGQVLRLDSGTLTPLLKKLEAKAFLKRKRSRQDERVVMVTLTDTGKALRDEAVHVPRRLAESAGPIFDVEETRQLRMLLNKLLDAIDNANAKTAESHKR from the coding sequence ATGGCAGAAATTGGCGTACTGGAAGGTTACAAACATAAAGAAGATGTACCTGATGCAGAGTACATGAAACTAGAAAACCAATTGAGCTTCCCACTTTATGTAGTGGCGAAGGAAATTGTTAATGCATATCGCAGTCACTTAGATCCGTTGAATTTGACATATACACAGTACATCGTAATGATGGCATTGTGGCAATATGGTGATTTGTCCGTAAAAGAATTAGGCCAAGTATTGCGCCTTGATTCCGGTACATTAACACCACTTTTAAAGAAATTAGAAGCAAAAGCATTCTTGAAGCGCAAACGTAGTCGTCAAGATGAACGCGTTGTTATGGTAACCCTTACTGATACAGGTAAAGCGTTGCGTGACGAAGCTGTTCATGTACCACGTCGTTTGGCTGAATCTGCTGGTCCCATCTTTGACGTGGAAGAAACACGTCAATTGCGTATGTTGCTCAACAAATTATTAGATGCAATCGATAACGCAAATGCTAAAACTGCAGAAAGCCATAAGCGCTAA
- a CDS encoding (2Fe-2S)-binding protein, which yields MDFEENQVPEAILDKLTKVCTCRSITRKTIKEAILNGAHTFPEVKEATRAGTGACGGKGCGPRIVKLLAEMKEQGKI from the coding sequence ATGGATTTTGAAGAAAACCAAGTGCCAGAGGCGATTCTGGATAAGCTTACAAAGGTGTGTACATGCCGTAGCATTACACGTAAAACGATTAAGGAAGCCATTTTGAATGGTGCTCATACATTTCCTGAGGTAAAAGAGGCAACACGTGCCGGCACAGGTGCTTGCGGTGGCAAAGGCTGTGGCCCTCGCATAGTAAAGCTTTTAGCTGAAATGAAAGAGCAAGGTAAAATTTAA
- a CDS encoding carboxymuconolactone decarboxylase family protein, giving the protein MSKSEFAQAYTERMFPDIAAPAGYIDPEFEVLFDNFAFDEVITEEGRNVPAKDRFLAILATLVGVSAVDEYALMLPAALNFGLIPDEVIELLYQAVPYLGIGRVRPFFKVTNKIFDYRGETVVDPSRSTITSESRLEKGVEKQVEIFGESIRNSYQEGPEETRHINKWLANMFGDYYTRKGLSVAHREMITFCFLAAQGGCEPQLKAHVEGNLNVGNSKQYLINIASQCVPYIGYPRTLNALRCIQEGFTAWEAKQ; this is encoded by the coding sequence ATGTCTAAATCTGAATTTGCTCAAGCCTACACGGAGCGAATGTTCCCTGATATTGCAGCCCCTGCAGGTTATATCGACCCTGAGTTTGAAGTATTGTTTGATAATTTCGCCTTTGATGAAGTTATTACCGAAGAGGGTCGCAATGTGCCTGCCAAGGATCGTTTCTTGGCTATCCTTGCCACGCTTGTAGGTGTATCTGCTGTTGATGAATATGCGTTGATGTTACCGGCAGCACTTAACTTTGGCTTGATTCCCGATGAAGTAATAGAGCTCCTTTATCAAGCGGTACCTTATCTTGGCATCGGTCGTGTACGCCCATTCTTTAAGGTAACAAATAAGATTTTTGACTATCGTGGGGAAACTGTTGTGGATCCGTCTCGCAGTACAATCACTAGTGAATCTCGCCTTGAAAAGGGCGTTGAAAAGCAAGTTGAAATCTTTGGTGAGTCTATCCGTAATTCTTACCAAGAAGGTCCTGAAGAGACACGCCACATCAATAAGTGGCTTGCTAATATGTTTGGCGACTACTACACTCGTAAAGGTTTAAGTGTGGCTCATCGTGAAATGATTACCTTCTGTTTCTTAGCGGCTCAAGGTGGCTGTGAACCTCAGCTGAAGGCTCACGTAGAAGGCAACTTGAACGTAGGCAACAGCAAACAATATTTGATTAACATCGCCTCCCAATGCGTGCCGTATATCGGCTACCCTCGTACATTGAATGCTCTTCGTTGCATTCAAGAAGGCTTTACTGCATGGGAAGCTAAACAATAA
- a CDS encoding Abi family protein — MSKPFKSLDSLLRLMRKRNITIGKGSEGSRVKRILARDNYYAVINGYKDIFLDNNATLNSGDDYYVTGTTFFQIYGLYCFDRNLRIILLKALLQAEQNICTKVSYRFSEIYTSEFSHLNVNNFSKTNLPKATELVSKLSNATQRNARHTMFSHYLTTHQDLPLWVLVTKLTFGEITNFYKLITPNIQERILKDIHKEYTGEYKVSITDPTSTLIPVFSEILDVLVGYRNVCAHGDRLYNHRIIGPKKTIKKLTYYFVQTPKGSESSVYGVLISLRLLLPRISYKRIIDEVINELILLSEILPVMQFNQVLAKMELTLQWKQTLELLQ, encoded by the coding sequence ATGTCTAAGCCGTTTAAGTCTTTAGATTCCCTATTACGCTTGATGAGAAAACGAAATATTACAATTGGAAAGGGGAGCGAAGGTAGCAGAGTAAAAAGAATTTTAGCAAGAGATAATTATTATGCAGTAATCAATGGATATAAAGATATTTTTTTAGATAATAATGCAACATTAAATAGTGGTGATGACTATTATGTAACTGGGACAACATTCTTTCAAATATATGGATTATATTGTTTTGATCGTAATTTACGAATTATTTTATTAAAAGCTCTATTACAAGCTGAACAAAATATTTGTACTAAAGTATCTTATCGTTTTTCAGAGATATATACATCTGAATTTAGTCATTTGAATGTCAATAATTTTTCTAAAACAAATTTACCAAAAGCGACAGAATTAGTCTCTAAATTATCTAATGCTACACAACGTAATGCGAGACATACGATGTTTTCTCATTATTTAACAACACATCAAGATTTACCATTATGGGTATTGGTAACAAAACTTACATTCGGTGAAATTACTAATTTTTATAAATTAATTACACCTAATATACAAGAGAGAATATTAAAAGATATACACAAGGAATATACTGGTGAGTATAAGGTATCTATTACTGATCCAACATCTACTTTGATACCTGTTTTTAGTGAGATACTAGATGTTCTTGTGGGTTATAGAAATGTATGTGCGCATGGAGACAGACTTTATAACCATAGAATTATAGGTCCAAAGAAAACTATTAAAAAATTAACATATTATTTTGTACAAACTCCAAAAGGGAGTGAATCTTCAGTATATGGGGTGTTAATATCTTTAAGATTACTATTGCCTAGAATATCGTATAAACGTATTATTGATGAGGTAATTAATGAATTAATACTTTTAAGTGAAATATTACCTGTTATGCAGTTTAATCAGGTTCTAGCTAAAATGGAGTTAACCCTTCAATGGAAACAAACCTTAGAATTATTGCAATGA
- a CDS encoding heavy metal translocating P-type ATPase, with protein sequence MERWSKAAEWLDLNREKITLVAGGIGVVFSLLGVRLGLPFDWAWFTILLCGLPIVWGAAVAMYEEFDVKADLLVSLALIAAVAIGEVFAAAEIAFIMQLGAMLEEFTVSKAQAGIERLVKLTPTTARIVRNGKEEVLPADIVTVGDVIRVLPGEVIPVDGTILTGDTAIDQSVMTGESMPVDKTIGDEVFSGTVNQFGAFDMTATKEGEDSSIQRMIKLVKSTDPGNAKIVSLADRWATWIVVIALLAAVGTYVVTGEIIRAVTILVVFCPCALVLATPAAIMAAISNASQHGFLVRRGNIMERLAKVDTMTFDKTGTLTYGTPEVTAVETVGTMSNDELYRLVASVETKSEHPLGKAIVNGFTSRHGESFDSVDSFRMVPGKGLAATVDTKSVLAGNEAMMTLSNVSIADSVKAAVHDHLNRGASIVYVAVDGVLAGYVALADRVRRESRAVVESLNDLHVMPVLLTGDHGTTAKTIGKRLNVPNVIADCLPEDKMNTVAKLQQEGNIVAMVGDGVNDAPALKKSDVGIAMGGVGSDIAVEAADIVLVNDNVKEIPHLVALSKRMMTTIKINLSFSLLLNFVAIILAMIGTLSPVWGALVHNGGSLLVVANSALLLRWAYKSNHVVEDDNSILVKAARKRVFEG encoded by the coding sequence ATGGAACGGTGGAGTAAAGCAGCAGAGTGGCTCGATTTGAATCGCGAAAAGATCACATTAGTAGCCGGTGGTATCGGCGTAGTATTTAGTTTATTAGGCGTTCGATTGGGATTGCCATTTGACTGGGCATGGTTCACCATCCTATTATGTGGGTTGCCTATCGTGTGGGGCGCAGCGGTTGCTATGTATGAAGAGTTCGACGTAAAGGCTGACCTCTTGGTATCCTTGGCACTCATCGCGGCTGTAGCTATCGGTGAAGTATTTGCGGCTGCAGAGATTGCTTTCATCATGCAGCTCGGTGCAATGCTCGAAGAGTTCACTGTATCTAAAGCGCAAGCGGGCATTGAACGTCTCGTTAAATTGACGCCTACCACAGCGCGTATTGTTCGTAACGGCAAAGAAGAGGTGTTGCCTGCAGACATCGTAACAGTAGGCGATGTAATCCGCGTGTTGCCAGGCGAAGTAATCCCTGTAGACGGCACGATTTTGACTGGCGATACAGCTATCGACCAATCCGTTATGACTGGAGAGTCCATGCCTGTTGATAAAACGATTGGCGACGAAGTATTCTCTGGTACGGTGAACCAATTCGGTGCCTTTGATATGACAGCAACCAAAGAGGGTGAAGACAGCTCTATTCAACGCATGATTAAGCTCGTTAAATCTACTGATCCAGGTAATGCAAAAATCGTTAGCCTCGCTGACCGTTGGGCTACGTGGATTGTAGTGATTGCACTCTTAGCAGCAGTTGGTACTTATGTGGTGACAGGAGAAATCATCCGCGCCGTAACCATCCTCGTTGTATTCTGTCCTTGCGCTCTTGTATTGGCTACGCCAGCAGCAATCATGGCGGCTATTTCTAATGCGAGCCAACACGGTTTCCTCGTGCGCCGCGGCAATATTATGGAACGATTGGCAAAGGTTGATACAATGACCTTTGATAAAACAGGTACATTGACCTATGGTACACCTGAGGTGACTGCTGTTGAAACAGTGGGTACTATGTCTAATGATGAATTGTATCGTTTGGTAGCGTCTGTAGAGACTAAATCCGAGCATCCATTGGGCAAGGCGATTGTGAATGGCTTTACATCTCGTCATGGTGAAAGCTTCGATTCCGTAGACTCCTTCCGCATGGTGCCTGGTAAAGGTTTAGCGGCGACTGTAGATACTAAATCAGTGTTAGCTGGTAACGAAGCGATGATGACCTTGTCTAATGTGTCTATTGCGGACTCTGTGAAAGCAGCTGTTCATGACCACTTGAACCGTGGTGCGTCTATTGTGTACGTGGCTGTAGATGGTGTCTTGGCTGGGTATGTGGCTTTGGCTGACCGTGTTCGCCGTGAAAGTCGCGCCGTAGTAGAGTCTTTGAACGATCTTCATGTTATGCCTGTTCTTTTAACAGGTGACCATGGTACAACAGCTAAAACCATTGGTAAACGTTTGAACGTACCGAATGTTATCGCTGATTGCTTGCCAGAAGATAAAATGAATACTGTAGCAAAATTGCAACAAGAAGGTAACATCGTTGCCATGGTTGGGGATGGTGTAAATGATGCGCCAGCTCTTAAGAAATCTGATGTAGGCATCGCCATGGGCGGTGTTGGTAGTGACATTGCTGTAGAAGCAGCGGATATCGTTCTTGTAAACGATAATGTGAAAGAAATTCCACACCTTGTAGCATTGTCTAAACGCATGATGACAACTATTAAAATTAATCTTTCCTTCTCCTTGCTTTTGAACTTCGTAGCTATTATCTTAGCTATGATTGGTACATTGTCTCCAGTATGGGGCGCCCTCGTTCACAACGGTGGTAGCCTTCTCGTAGTGGCTAACTCTGCACTACTCTTACGTTGGGCTTATAAATCTAATCACGTCGTAGAAGATGACAATTCTATTCTTGTAAAAGCAGCGCGCAAACGCGTGTTTGAAGGTTAA
- the pgtP gene encoding phosphoglycerate transporter protein PgtP, translating to MSIFSPAPHIERLPEGQIDSTYKRLRKEVFAGTFIGYATFYLIRQNFSLAVPYMIAEYGYTKADLGIVMTLLSVAYGVSKFVMGNASDRSNPKYFSTVGLLLSALVMLLFGTLPGVLSSIPIMCVLAFLNGWFQGMGYPPYAKNMVTWFSRSERGAWWSWWNVSHNLGGGIIAPLATLGIYLFGTWHSIFFFPALISIVLAVVTFFLLKDTPQSCGLPPIEEYKHEPVATEVSDENKTTFKEIFYKYILHNKYLWYLAIANISVYFIRYGVVSWAPTYLTAVKGFTKEGSRWAYFLYEWAGIPGMLVSGYLSDRVFRGRRAPATICFMLFVILAILVYWFNPAGNILIDNLALIAIGFLIYGPVMMIGLQAADMVPRVATGGATGLTGLLGYLIGSAGAGAFMGLMVDLYGWDGGFVALVGACILAIVFLLLTLGDKSQAKEQ from the coding sequence ATGTCGATTTTCTCTCCAGCTCCTCATATTGAACGATTACCAGAGGGGCAAATCGATTCCACCTACAAACGTCTTCGCAAAGAAGTCTTTGCAGGTACTTTTATTGGTTATGCTACATTCTATTTGATCCGCCAAAACTTTAGTTTGGCTGTTCCGTACATGATTGCTGAGTACGGCTACACTAAAGCGGACCTTGGTATTGTCATGACCCTCTTATCCGTAGCGTACGGTGTAAGTAAATTTGTCATGGGTAATGCGTCTGACCGCTCTAACCCAAAATACTTCTCCACAGTAGGTCTATTGCTCAGTGCTTTAGTTATGTTATTATTCGGCACCTTACCTGGTGTTTTAAGCAGTATTCCTATCATGTGCGTGCTCGCCTTCTTAAATGGTTGGTTCCAAGGTATGGGTTATCCTCCATATGCGAAGAATATGGTAACTTGGTTCTCCCGTTCTGAACGCGGTGCTTGGTGGTCCTGGTGGAACGTATCCCACAACCTTGGTGGCGGTATCATCGCACCTCTTGCTACGTTAGGTATCTATCTATTTGGTACATGGCATAGTATTTTCTTCTTCCCTGCTCTTATTTCTATCGTGTTAGCTGTTGTTACATTCTTCTTGTTGAAAGATACACCTCAATCCTGTGGCTTGCCACCTATTGAGGAATACAAACATGAACCTGTGGCAACTGAAGTAAGCGATGAAAATAAAACTACTTTCAAAGAAATTTTCTACAAATATATTTTGCATAACAAATACTTATGGTACCTTGCAATTGCGAATATCTCCGTATACTTCATCCGTTACGGTGTAGTAAGCTGGGCTCCTACTTATTTGACAGCTGTGAAAGGCTTTACAAAAGAAGGTTCCCGTTGGGCTTACTTCTTATACGAATGGGCTGGTATTCCAGGCATGCTCGTAAGCGGTTACTTGAGTGACCGTGTATTCCGCGGCCGCCGTGCTCCAGCTACGATTTGCTTCATGCTATTCGTTATCTTGGCAATCCTTGTTTACTGGTTCAACCCAGCAGGCAATATCCTTATCGATAACTTAGCACTTATCGCTATCGGCTTCCTCATCTACGGTCCTGTTATGATGATTGGCCTTCAAGCAGCAGACATGGTACCACGTGTAGCAACAGGTGGCGCTACTGGTCTTACAGGCCTTCTTGGTTACCTCATCGGTTCCGCTGGCGCTGGTGCCTTCATGGGTCTCATGGTTGACCTTTATGGTTGGGATGGTGGCTTCGTAGCCCTCGTAGGTGCATGTATCCTCGCTATCGTATTCCTACTTCTCACACTTGGTGACAAATCCCAAGCAAAAGAACAGTAA